The DNA segment TCAGTTTCAAGCCGGCGGCAGCCAGTGATTGGTCGAAGGTCATGATCTCATGCACGCCTCGCCTCCGGCAGCTTGCAAGATGGCACAAGTCTCTGGCACTAAGGGTGGGATGCCGGTCATGGAGTTGGCGGGCGAGAGTGAGGTCGGCTTCCTCCAGCGGCCATACTTGGACACTGGCTCGGTCCACTAACTCCAACGCCGAGTCCAAGGTGTGCGTCCTGTTAACCCGCAGGTAGACGTGCATCAACTCTTGGATAACCTCTGCCGAGGTGAAGAGCGGCGTGTGATTGCGCAGTGAGTCTGCAAAGAACTCTTGAGCGTGAGCTTGCAATGGGTGCGAGCGCCCAACCGCGTACATGAAGACGTTGGCATCTACAAAGATCATACGCCGGGGAGGCCGCTGGTGATCGATTCGCGGAGTGTCCGGAGGTGCTCTTCCCAATCCGGTTCTCTGCCGGGACCTTCACGATCGGAGCACTCTGCGAAGAACCGCTTCAGGTCCTCCGGCGATTCGAACCGCTCGACACGCTGTCGTTGTTCGAGCCGGGCACGAGCGGCGGCTCTCAGCCATGCGCTGAAGGTCATGCCCTCCTTTCGCGCTTGCTGAACGAACCGGTCACGGTCTTCATCGGGGATTATCAACTGGACTCTGGCCATTGCCCGTCCTCTTTCTTGCATTCGACTGTGTGTATAAATGGTACACACCGTTGTCTGCGGGGGTCAACTCTTACCTCACATTGCGGTGCGGACTAAGACTCAGGCGCGGTGACACGGACGGTGATGACGTCGTTGTCTTGGTATTGCTTGTGCTGGACGGAGTCGGCGAAGCCGCGGAGGAGGCGGAGGGAGAGTTCCTGTTCGATGGGGGTTTCGGAATCGTGTTGTTGGAGTTGGCGGATGCGGTCTTCCAGGTTTTCGTCATCGCCGCCGCCAATGAATTCCAGGTCTGCCACGGGGCCTTCGCTGGTAGCGAGTACGACAAGCAGGCGATCGTCGTGCTCCTCTTCTTCGGCTTCCAAGTCTAGCGGTGCAAGGGTGAGGAGAGTTTCTTCCCCTACTGCCATGAGGCGTTCCGTCATCGCTTGGTTCCAGCCTCTGCTCTTGGAGAATTCGGTGATGAACTCGTTGAGGTCCGGCAGCGCATCGATGTTGAGTTGGGAACTGAAGCGCATGCTGCGGTGAGAGGTAAACTCCAAGAAGAGCAGCATGATAATGGCCAGGAACCCGCCGGTGGAAATGCCGCTCTTGAGCAGTGTATCCCACACCGGTCCCAGCTCCGGCAGGGCGAAGAGCTTGAATTGGAAGGCGGCACCGACCCAGAAGGCAACCCCTGCCACGACGACTTTCTGGCGGTTCTGTTCGCTCTGAATGACCAGTTGCGCGCCGTCCACGAAGAGCGTGCCCGTTACCAGCGTGAGATAGCCTGCCATGACAGGGCCGGGGATGGTGCTGAGCAGACCGGAGAGTTTGGGCACAAAGGCCATCACAATGAAAAGGAGTCCGATGAGATACCCCACCCGGCGGGCGGCAACGCTGGTCACTTGGGTGAAGGCCACCGTGCCCGGATGGATGATCAACGGCACCGCGCCCGCCAGGCCGCTGAGGATGTTGCCGATGCCGCCACCGGCCAGCGTGCCCTGCACCTGGCGAAAATCAATGGCTTTGGGCTCGCGGCTTGAAACACGTTGCAGAGCGATAGATTCTCCGTTGGCTTGAATTGAAATGATGATGCCCAGAAAGACGAATGACGGCAGTATCGTCCAGAACGGGATGCCGAAATTGGGCGTGAGGTCCGGAACTTCGGAAGGCAGACCTAGCCACGGCGCCTGCAGCACCCGTTCAAACTCGTACGTGCCGAAACCGGCGGCAACGAGGC comes from the Chloroflexota bacterium genome and includes:
- a CDS encoding type II toxin-antitoxin system VapC family toxin, whose protein sequence is MIFVDANVFMYAVGRSHPLQAHAQEFFADSLRNHTPLFTSAEVIQELMHVYLRVNRTHTLDSALELVDRASVQVWPLEEADLTLARQLHDRHPTLSARDLCHLASCRRRGVHEIMTFDQSLAAAGLKLTGNPE
- a CDS encoding antitoxin, whose protein sequence is MARVQLIIPDEDRDRFVQQARKEGMTFSAWLRAAARARLEQRQRVERFESPEDLKRFFAECSDREGPGREPDWEEHLRTLRESITSGLPGV
- a CDS encoding purine/pyrimidine permease; this encodes MSQNPRYEAHENPPFLASVGYGFQFSLLASATLLVTPVIVAKASGRDDSYLIWMVFASLIVVGITTLLQVRRVGPVGGGAVLPMFTAAFSIPFCITAVVDGGPATLGMLVIASGICQLIISKWLFILRRMVTPTVGGTVMMILSVTLASVVFALLDEASTAEPTSATVTALVTLLVVSVLTFRGNPVLRLWAAPISIVVGCLVAAGFGTYEFERVLQAPWLGLPSEVPDLTPNFGIPFWTILPSFVFLGIIISIQANGESIALQRVSSREPKAIDFRQVQGTLAGGGIGNILSGLAGAVPLIIHPGTVAFTQVTSVAARRVGYLIGLLFIVMAFVPKLSGLLSTIPGPVMAGYLTLVTGTLFVDGAQLVIQSEQNRQKVVVAGVAFWVGAAFQFKLFALPELGPVWDTLLKSGISTGGFLAIIMLLFLEFTSHRSMRFSSQLNIDALPDLNEFITEFSKSRGWNQAMTERLMAVGEETLLTLAPLDLEAEEEEHDDRLLVVLATSEGPVADLEFIGGGDDENLEDRIRQLQQHDSETPIEQELSLRLLRGFADSVQHKQYQDNDVITVRVTAPES